One window of Thermacetogenium phaeum DSM 12270 genomic DNA carries:
- the rpsO gene encoding 30S ribosomal protein S15: MAFDPAVKKEIIEKYQIHDRDTGSPEVQIALLTERINYLTEHLKIHKKDHHSRRGLLKMVGQRRALLNYLKKSDPNRYRTILEKLGLRR, encoded by the coding sequence TTGGCTTTCGATCCGGCGGTTAAAAAGGAAATCATTGAGAAATACCAGATTCACGATCGCGACACAGGCTCTCCTGAAGTACAAATTGCTTTACTGACAGAGCGCATTAACTACCTGACAGAACACTTGAAAATCCATAAGAAGGATCACCATTCGCGCAGAGGTCTGTTGAAAATGGTGGGTCAAAGAAGAGCACTTTTAAACTACCTGAAGAAAAGTGACCCTAACCGCTACCGGACGATTTTAGAAAAACTTGGTTTGCGCCGGTAG
- a CDS encoding polyribonucleotide nucleotidyltransferase, whose product MQDTLIYQMVLGGRPLIFEFNKVAKQANGSVLVRYGDTVVLVTATVSKEPREGIDFFPLLVDYEERLYAVGKIPGGFIKREGRPTEKAILSARLIDRPIRPLFPSGFRNDVQVVATVLSVDQDCAPDVTAMNGASAALSVSDIPFAGPIGGVVVGRVDGEYVINPTVEQEKHSDMHLVVAGTKDAVLMVEAGAKEVTEEAILQGIEFGHQAIKEIVALQEEIAQAIGKEKLDIPVFEVDPQIESDVRGYVSDKIAAEVRNPDKQARQSALEALEKETIEHFAEIYPEQEKAVQEVFLKVLKEIVREMILRERVRPDGRGLEEIRPISCEVGILPRAHGSGLFTRGQTQVLTVATLGTISEEQILDGLGIEESKRYMHHYNFPPYSVGETRPIRGPGRREIGHGALAERALLPVLPDEDKFPYTIRLVSEVLESNGSTSMASVCGSTLSLMDAGVPISAPVAGIAMGLVTADDTFAVLSDIQGIEDALGDMDFKVAGTEEGITALQLDIKVKGISQDVLRKALSQAREGRLFILGKMKEVISAPRPNLSPYAPRIITMTIDPEKIRDVIGPSGKVIRKIIEETGVQIDIEDDGRVFIAATDEEAGKNAVRIIENLTQDVEVGKIYLGKVVRLMDFGAFVEIIPGMFGSAGKEGLVHIFQLDERRVNRVRDVVKEGDEIIVKVIEIDKQGRINLSRKEAIKALRRKTEK is encoded by the coding sequence ATGCAGGATACGTTGATATATCAAATGGTGCTTGGTGGCCGTCCCTTAATTTTCGAATTCAACAAGGTGGCCAAACAAGCCAACGGTTCTGTGTTGGTACGCTACGGCGATACGGTTGTGCTGGTTACGGCAACTGTATCAAAGGAGCCGCGTGAGGGGATCGACTTTTTCCCGCTTCTCGTTGATTATGAAGAACGCCTGTACGCAGTTGGTAAAATTCCCGGTGGGTTTATCAAAAGAGAAGGTCGGCCTACGGAAAAGGCCATTTTGTCGGCCCGGCTGATCGACAGGCCGATCCGGCCACTTTTTCCATCCGGTTTTCGTAACGATGTCCAGGTTGTTGCTACCGTTCTTTCCGTGGATCAGGACTGTGCCCCTGATGTAACAGCCATGAACGGTGCTTCGGCGGCGCTTTCAGTATCCGATATTCCTTTTGCGGGGCCCATTGGAGGGGTTGTCGTTGGGCGGGTGGATGGAGAGTACGTTATCAACCCGACGGTAGAACAGGAAAAGCACAGCGATATGCACTTGGTAGTTGCGGGGACGAAGGATGCGGTTCTGATGGTTGAGGCTGGAGCCAAGGAGGTTACTGAGGAAGCAATACTCCAGGGGATCGAATTTGGACATCAGGCAATTAAGGAGATTGTGGCTTTACAAGAAGAGATTGCCCAGGCCATCGGTAAAGAGAAGCTGGATATCCCCGTTTTTGAGGTAGATCCTCAGATTGAAAGTGATGTCAGAGGGTATGTCAGCGATAAGATTGCTGCGGAGGTGAGGAATCCGGATAAGCAGGCTCGCCAGAGCGCCCTTGAAGCGCTGGAGAAAGAAACGATCGAGCACTTTGCTGAGATCTATCCGGAACAGGAAAAAGCCGTCCAGGAGGTATTTCTCAAGGTTCTCAAGGAGATCGTGCGGGAGATGATTTTGCGGGAGAGGGTTCGACCCGACGGGAGAGGGCTTGAGGAGATCAGACCGATAAGCTGTGAGGTCGGGATCCTACCGCGCGCTCACGGAAGCGGTCTTTTTACACGCGGCCAGACCCAGGTTCTCACCGTAGCGACACTGGGTACCATCAGCGAGGAACAGATCCTCGACGGCCTGGGGATTGAAGAATCGAAAAGATATATGCACCATTACAACTTCCCGCCCTACAGTGTAGGTGAGACCAGGCCGATCAGGGGACCAGGGCGAAGGGAGATCGGCCACGGTGCTCTGGCAGAGAGGGCATTACTGCCGGTTCTTCCCGACGAAGACAAGTTTCCTTATACCATCCGGCTTGTTTCCGAGGTTCTGGAATCGAACGGATCGACATCGATGGCCAGCGTTTGTGGAAGCACTCTATCTTTGATGGATGCCGGTGTGCCCATCTCAGCACCTGTTGCCGGTATTGCTATGGGGCTTGTCACTGCTGATGACACCTTTGCGGTTCTGAGCGATATCCAGGGGATCGAGGATGCCCTGGGGGACATGGATTTTAAGGTTGCCGGAACTGAAGAAGGTATTACTGCGCTGCAGTTGGACATCAAAGTGAAAGGCATTTCCCAGGATGTTTTGCGAAAAGCCCTCAGCCAGGCCCGGGAGGGAAGATTGTTTATCTTAGGTAAAATGAAGGAAGTCATCAGCGCACCGCGTCCCAATCTTTCACCCTACGCTCCGAGAATCATCACCATGACCATTGACCCTGAAAAGATACGCGATGTTATCGGGCCTTCCGGTAAAGTGATCCGCAAGATCATCGAAGAAACTGGTGTCCAGATTGACATCGAAGATGACGGCAGGGTTTTTATTGCGGCAACCGATGAAGAAGCGGGAAAAAATGCCGTGCGCATCATTGAAAACCTGACCCAGGATGTCGAGGTCGGTAAAATATATCTCGGCAAGGTCGTCAGATTAATGGATTTCGGTGCCTTTGTGGAAATCATCCCCGGGATGTTCGGGAGCGCAGGCAAAGAGGGGCTTGTGCACATTTTCCAGCTGGATGAACGCAGGGTAAACCGTGTCCGGGATGTCGTTAAAGAAGGGGACGAGATTATTGTCAAGGTAATCGAAATTGATAAACAGGGGCGAATTAATCTTTCACGCAAGGAAGCCATCAAAGCACTGCGCAGGAAAACAGAAAAATAA
- a CDS encoding polysaccharide deacetylase family protein yields the protein MAGAVFLLILILSTASYSAEMVFRNQIPVYQGDPGKKRVAFTVNVDWGEEYIPKMLDLFEDNGIKATFFLSGRWAEEHPQLVRAIAQGGHEIGNHGFSHFHVNELSLSENIEEIRKTQGVISRLAQKKTRYYAPPYGEFNEVVLEAAAKTRHKVILWTIDTIDWEKPPPETIVSRVLSNVHNGAIILMHPTAPTLQALSEICKGLEEQGYQIAPLEKLISD from the coding sequence TTGGCCGGAGCAGTTTTTTTGCTGATCCTCATTTTATCTACCGCATCTTATTCGGCAGAGATGGTATTCAGAAACCAGATTCCTGTTTACCAGGGTGATCCCGGGAAAAAAAGAGTTGCCTTTACTGTTAATGTAGATTGGGGCGAAGAGTATATTCCGAAGATGCTGGATCTTTTTGAAGATAACGGGATTAAGGCAACCTTTTTTTTAAGTGGGAGATGGGCAGAGGAGCATCCACAACTGGTGCGGGCCATCGCACAGGGCGGGCATGAGATCGGAAATCACGGCTTTTCCCACTTTCATGTCAATGAGCTCAGCCTTTCTGAGAACATAGAAGAAATCAGAAAGACACAGGGGGTTATCTCCAGGCTTGCCCAAAAGAAAACAAGGTACTACGCCCCTCCTTACGGCGAATTCAATGAGGTCGTTCTGGAGGCAGCGGCGAAGACAAGGCATAAGGTTATCCTTTGGACGATAGATACGATCGATTGGGAAAAACCGCCCCCGGAGACCATTGTTTCTCGTGTTCTTTCCAATGTTCATAATGGAGCCATTATCCTGATGCATCCCACAGCGCCCACCCTCCAAGCATTGTCGGAGATCTGCAAGGGGCTTGAAGAGCAGGGTTATCAAATCGCGCCTTTGGAAAAACTAATATCTGATTGA
- a CDS encoding D-alanyl-D-alanine carboxypeptidase family protein produces MTGCLCRIVLSIMMVILGIAATCAAAEAGEESLTLSARAAVLIDGHTGLVLYGYNATRPLPPASTTKVLTGILGLELGSISEPVHVDSRSAGIEGTTIYLQGGDVYRLCDLIKGALISSGNDSASAIAIHLAGDEKKFSALMNYKAQTLGCLASRFGNPHGLPQMGHLTTSYDLAVITRYSMQNGLFRSIVGTRSGRIRERSKGEVMPLYNTNRLLGHEEMGWRITGVKTGTTSEAGQCLIAAAEKNDQILISVVLGSSDRYADTLRVLEYGIKNCHLVLVRRREPLRDVPVWRGSRMTVAVAPEKDISLLIPPRLLPFLEKRIYLEPYLKAPCARGRKVGRMEILLGNKVLFQTDLVTLNNVPRG; encoded by the coding sequence ATGACAGGTTGCCTATGCAGGATTGTATTGAGCATTATGATGGTTATCCTGGGGATTGCTGCAACTTGTGCTGCGGCAGAGGCCGGGGAGGAATCGTTAACTCTTTCAGCTCGCGCTGCTGTTCTGATCGACGGCCACACCGGTCTGGTTCTGTACGGCTATAACGCTACCCGTCCGCTTCCCCCGGCCAGCACGACCAAGGTTTTGACTGGAATCCTGGGGCTGGAATTGGGCTCAATCAGTGAACCAGTCCATGTGGACTCCCGTTCCGCAGGGATTGAGGGCACCACCATCTACCTGCAGGGAGGCGACGTTTATAGGCTCTGTGACCTGATAAAGGGGGCTTTGATCAGTTCCGGAAATGACTCGGCCTCCGCCATTGCAATTCACTTAGCCGGAGACGAGAAAAAGTTCTCGGCTCTGATGAATTATAAAGCCCAAACCCTTGGCTGCCTGGCGAGTCGGTTTGGCAACCCGCACGGCCTTCCGCAAATGGGACACCTGACAACATCCTACGATCTGGCCGTGATTACCCGCTACTCCATGCAGAACGGCCTCTTCCGCAGCATCGTCGGCACCAGAAGCGGGCGGATCCGGGAACGGTCGAAAGGAGAAGTCATGCCTTTGTATAACACAAACAGGCTCCTCGGCCACGAGGAAATGGGATGGAGGATCACCGGAGTCAAAACAGGCACGACCTCCGAGGCAGGGCAATGCCTTATCGCAGCGGCGGAAAAGAATGATCAGATACTTATCAGTGTGGTGCTGGGGAGCAGCGATCGCTATGCCGACACACTGCGTGTCCTGGAATACGGAATTAAAAACTGCCACCTGGTTCTTGTGCGCCGCCGGGAACCGTTGAGGGATGTGCCGGTGTGGCGTGGTTCCCGAATGACGGTTGCTGTAGCTCCGGAAAAGGACATTTCTCTCCTAATACCACCGCGACTGTTGCCTTTTCTTGAGAAGAGGATTTATCTCGAGCCATACCTGAAGGCTCCCTGCGCCAGAGGGAGGAAAGTAGGCAGAATGGAGATCCTGCTGGGGAACAAGGTGCTCTTTCAGACCGATCTGGTCACTCTAAACAATGTGCCCAGAGGTTAA
- a CDS encoding M16 family metallopeptidase: protein MYHKDVLPNGVTIVSEEMPGVQSVAIGFWVRTGSRFEKPEEMGISHLIEHLLFKGTKKRTAKEIAESIESVGGQLNAFTSKEYTCYYARVLSEYLPLAIDVLTDMLFSSLFKEEDLEREKKVIEEEIRMYEDTPDEIVHDLFSQTIWGGHPLGRPVIGTRDSLAGITREDIISYYQRHYCSSNLVVALAGRVEHGKALSLLEPLLATLPGKGCENELNPPSANAAFKNIYRDLEQVQICLGVPGVSMHDPQIYTLQVLNSILGGGASSRLFQRIREERALVYSIYSYYLSYMDSGLFTIYAGTNPSNCQEVLDLSWEEIEKILEIGVDEEELERAKKQIRGSLLMASESVLHRMHRLGKSELIYRRFITSDDIIRRIAAVSRTDVQYLARQLFNPDLLTVTILGPLEDGEISYPRLLLKT, encoded by the coding sequence ATGTACCATAAAGATGTGTTGCCTAACGGGGTTACCATTGTCAGTGAGGAAATGCCAGGAGTTCAATCCGTTGCCATTGGTTTCTGGGTGAGAACCGGATCCCGTTTCGAAAAGCCTGAGGAGATGGGGATTTCTCACCTTATCGAACATCTTCTTTTTAAAGGCACGAAAAAGCGCACTGCCAAAGAGATCGCCGAATCTATAGAATCGGTTGGCGGCCAGCTCAATGCCTTCACCAGCAAGGAATATACCTGCTACTATGCCCGTGTTTTGAGTGAATACCTTCCTCTGGCCATCGATGTCCTCACCGATATGCTGTTTTCTTCTTTGTTCAAGGAAGAGGATTTAGAGCGGGAAAAGAAGGTGATCGAAGAAGAAATCAGAATGTATGAGGACACTCCAGATGAGATCGTTCATGATCTGTTCTCTCAAACGATCTGGGGAGGTCATCCCTTAGGGAGGCCGGTTATCGGGACACGGGATTCCCTTGCCGGGATCACAAGAGAGGATATCATTAGTTATTACCAGCGACATTATTGTTCCTCTAATCTGGTAGTCGCTCTTGCCGGGCGGGTAGAACACGGAAAGGCGCTTTCCCTGTTGGAGCCGTTACTTGCAACCCTACCGGGAAAAGGTTGTGAAAATGAACTCAATCCTCCCAGCGCAAATGCCGCCTTCAAGAATATCTACCGCGATCTGGAACAGGTACAGATCTGTCTGGGTGTACCGGGCGTATCGATGCACGATCCTCAGATTTACACATTACAGGTCCTGAACAGCATCCTCGGGGGAGGTGCAAGCTCGCGCCTGTTCCAGCGCATCCGTGAGGAGCGCGCACTGGTGTATTCTATTTACAGTTATTACCTCTCCTATATGGACAGCGGGCTCTTTACTATCTACGCCGGCACCAATCCCTCTAACTGCCAGGAGGTGCTGGATTTGTCGTGGGAGGAGATTGAAAAGATTTTAGAGATAGGGGTAGATGAAGAGGAGCTGGAACGCGCCAAAAAGCAGATTAGAGGAAGCCTGTTGATGGCCTCGGAGAGCGTTCTTCACCGCATGCACCGTTTAGGCAAATCAGAGCTTATCTATAGGCGCTTTATTACCAGCGATGATATCATTCGAAGGATTGCTGCTGTTAGCAGGACGGACGTCCAGTACCTGGCAAGGCAGCTGTTTAATCCGGATCTCTTAACTGTGACCATCCTGGGCCCCCTTGAGGATGGAGAGATTTCTTACCCCCGTTTGCTCTTAAAAACATAA
- a CDS encoding YlmC/YmxH family sporulation protein produces MRLSELAGKEIINIFDGVRLGPVGDSDLVIDPESGEVLSVVLPQRSGFLSFWLERREVIIPWSTVKKVGSEVIIVDLDRTYSLYEKTV; encoded by the coding sequence TTGAGGCTTAGTGAACTGGCGGGTAAAGAGATAATCAATATCTTTGACGGAGTGCGCCTTGGGCCGGTTGGGGATTCCGACTTGGTAATCGACCCGGAGAGCGGTGAAGTGTTATCAGTGGTTTTGCCTCAGCGCTCAGGTTTCTTAAGCTTTTGGCTGGAGCGAAGAGAAGTGATAATTCCCTGGTCTACCGTTAAAAAGGTTGGCAGCGAGGTGATTATCGTCGATCTCGATCGAACCTATTCTTTGTATGAAAAAACTGTATAG
- the dapB gene encoding 4-hydroxy-tetrahydrodipicolinate reductase — protein sequence MDKEISVVITGVAGKMGRETAKAVLAEAPALKLVGAVDPRADGKDLGDYLGLAEGRGIIIGGDLNRLLQGVKADVLVDFTNPQAVLSNAKTALEYGVAPVIGTTGLDEVDIAELREISERVGVAVLIVPNFALGAVLMMEFARRAAQYFRHVEIIEMHHDQKIDAPSGTAIKTAQMIAGERGSFKQGHPEEYEKVPGARGGEFEGLRIHSVRLPGLVAHQQVIFGGPGQILSIRHDSLHRESFMPGVIMAIRKVRDLRGVVIGLEKILD from the coding sequence GTGGATAAGGAGATAAGCGTTGTCATCACCGGAGTCGCAGGTAAGATGGGGAGAGAGACGGCAAAGGCTGTTTTGGCCGAGGCCCCCGCGTTGAAACTTGTCGGGGCGGTTGATCCCAGGGCGGACGGTAAAGACCTTGGAGACTACCTGGGTTTGGCGGAAGGGCGAGGAATTATCATCGGAGGTGATTTAAACCGGCTGTTGCAGGGGGTGAAAGCAGATGTGCTTGTGGATTTTACCAACCCCCAGGCAGTTTTAAGTAATGCCAAAACAGCATTGGAATATGGTGTTGCACCGGTGATCGGAACCACCGGCCTGGATGAGGTGGATATTGCCGAACTCCGGGAAATCTCCGAACGGGTAGGGGTTGCCGTTCTGATCGTACCCAATTTTGCGCTGGGAGCGGTGCTGATGATGGAGTTTGCCCGGCGTGCCGCCCAGTACTTTCGGCATGTAGAGATCATTGAAATGCATCATGACCAGAAAATAGACGCTCCTTCCGGTACCGCTATCAAGACGGCGCAGATGATAGCTGGGGAGAGGGGCTCTTTCAAGCAGGGACACCCGGAAGAGTACGAGAAGGTGCCTGGCGCCAGGGGGGGCGAATTTGAGGGGCTCAGAATTCACAGTGTCCGTTTGCCGGGGCTGGTAGCTCACCAACAGGTGATCTTCGGAGGCCCCGGCCAGATCCTGTCGATCAGGCACGATTCTCTACACAGAGAATCCTTTATGCCCGGTGTGATTATGGCCATCCGCAAGGTCAGGGACCTGAGAGGAGTCGTGATAGGCCTGGAGAAGATCCTGGACTAG
- the dpsA gene encoding dipicolinate synthase subunit DpsA: MGLDLRGIKIAIIGGDKRHIYLMPELIKLGATVTAVGFLPCPELEQVRLVEKVESALQDAQVLIFPMQGTDQAGNIRTYDQDVKLCFTPAMAAAIPHGALVIIGSARDFIKEWATKYCWKLLEIAEMDTIAILNAIPSAEGAIQLAMEKLPITIHGSNSFVLGFGRLGKTLARMLRGIGANTTVVARKRADLARIFEIGYRPVHCSQLHQVIAEADVIFNSVPALILDEKMLSLMRKDTLIIDLAASPGGTDFGAAKKLGINAVLAPGLPGIAAPKTSGRILAQVIPQLILREIPQDYF, translated from the coding sequence ATGGGCTTGGATTTAAGGGGTATCAAGATTGCGATTATCGGGGGGGATAAACGCCATATCTATCTGATGCCCGAACTTATCAAGCTGGGTGCAACCGTTACCGCAGTTGGATTTCTCCCCTGTCCTGAATTGGAGCAGGTCCGTCTGGTGGAGAAAGTCGAATCCGCGCTCCAGGATGCTCAGGTCCTGATATTCCCCATGCAGGGAACGGATCAGGCGGGCAACATAAGGACCTATGACCAGGATGTCAAGCTGTGCTTTACACCGGCAATGGCAGCAGCCATACCTCACGGGGCGCTGGTGATCATCGGTTCTGCCAGGGATTTTATCAAAGAATGGGCAACAAAATACTGCTGGAAACTGCTAGAAATAGCTGAAATGGATACCATCGCCATTCTCAATGCCATCCCTTCTGCTGAAGGTGCCATCCAACTGGCAATGGAAAAGCTGCCGATCACCATCCATGGCAGCAATTCATTTGTTCTCGGCTTTGGGAGGTTGGGAAAGACCCTTGCCCGGATGCTCAGAGGTATTGGCGCCAACACAACTGTGGTTGCCCGGAAGCGTGCTGATCTTGCCCGCATTTTTGAAATCGGCTATCGCCCGGTGCACTGCAGCCAGCTGCACCAGGTGATCGCGGAAGCCGATGTTATTTTTAATTCTGTGCCTGCCCTGATTCTGGATGAGAAAATGCTTTCTTTAATGAGAAAGGATACCCTGATCATCGATCTTGCCGCTTCACCGGGAGGCACGGATTTCGGAGCAGCAAAAAAACTGGGAATTAACGCCGTTCTGGCCCCTGGTTTGCCGGGGATCGCTGCTCCGAAAACAAGCGGCAGAATTCTCGCCCAGGTCATTCCCCAACTTATTCTCAGAGAAATCCCCCAGGACTACTTTTAG
- a CDS encoding dipicolinate synthase subunit B, whose translation MHLQGVKVGFVVTGSHCTLNKIMKEVERLISEGANVFPVVSYSVSTADTRFGKAADWCAQLEQITKNKIIKTVVDAEPIGPGKLFDVLVVAPCTGNTLAKLANGITDTPALMAVKAHLRNQRPVVIAISTNDGLGLNARNIATLFITKNIYLVPFGQDNPVEKANSLVARMDKIVDTVIYALEGKQIQPVLLQY comes from the coding sequence ATGCATCTTCAGGGAGTTAAGGTCGGTTTTGTTGTCACAGGTTCTCACTGTACGCTTAATAAGATCATGAAGGAAGTCGAAAGACTGATTTCCGAGGGAGCGAATGTTTTTCCCGTAGTTTCTTACTCGGTAAGTACGGCTGATACCAGATTCGGGAAGGCGGCAGACTGGTGTGCCCAGCTGGAACAGATAACGAAGAACAAAATAATTAAAACTGTTGTTGATGCTGAACCCATTGGTCCCGGAAAGCTTTTTGATGTTCTTGTAGTTGCCCCCTGTACGGGGAACACTCTGGCCAAGTTGGCCAACGGAATTACCGATACGCCGGCTTTGATGGCCGTTAAGGCACACCTGCGCAATCAGCGCCCTGTAGTAATTGCCATTTCTACAAATGACGGGTTGGGCTTGAATGCAAGGAATATCGCTACTCTTTTTATTACCAAGAATATTTATCTGGTGCCCTTCGGCCAGGACAATCCGGTAGAAAAAGCGAATTCCCTTGTTGCCCGGATGGATAAAATAGTGGATACGGTAATTTATGCCCTCGAAGGGAAGCAGATTCAGCCCGTTCTGCTGCAGTACTGA
- a CDS encoding aspartate-semialdehyde dehydrogenase, with product MSGGFRVAIVGATGAVGQEIMKILLERKFPIADLKLLASARSEGKKLKFGDEELTVSEAKPSSFSGVEIAFFAGGAVSKELVPEAVARGAVAIDNSSTFRLEPEVPLVVPEVNPEDLEKHRGIISNPNCSTIIFVVALKPLHDAARVKRAVVTTMQAVSGAGKEAIDELLVQTRQVLAGESAVPRVFPHQIAFNLIPHIDVFFENGYSREEMKLLLETRKILHDEEIRITATTVRVPVLRSHSESVNIETERKLTSEEARVILKEAPGIVVQDDVDNCQYPMPLFTSDRDEVYVGRIRDDISHEKALNFWIVADQLRKGAATNAVQIAEALSKRNLL from the coding sequence ATGTCCGGAGGTTTTCGCGTTGCCATCGTAGGTGCGACAGGAGCAGTAGGCCAGGAGATCATGAAGATTCTGCTAGAAAGGAAATTTCCTATTGCCGATTTGAAGCTGCTGGCTAGCGCCCGTTCCGAGGGGAAGAAGTTAAAGTTCGGCGACGAGGAACTGACGGTTTCCGAAGCCAAGCCTAGTTCTTTTTCAGGGGTGGAAATCGCCTTTTTCGCCGGGGGTGCGGTTAGCAAGGAACTTGTTCCGGAAGCGGTAGCACGGGGTGCTGTGGCTATCGACAACAGCAGCACCTTTAGGCTGGAACCGGAGGTGCCCCTTGTTGTACCTGAGGTCAATCCCGAAGACTTGGAAAAGCACCGGGGAATAATTTCCAATCCCAACTGCTCGACTATCATCTTTGTTGTTGCGTTGAAGCCCCTTCATGACGCTGCCCGGGTGAAGAGAGCGGTGGTTACCACCATGCAGGCCGTTTCCGGGGCTGGGAAAGAGGCAATTGACGAGCTGCTTGTGCAAACCAGGCAGGTGCTTGCCGGTGAATCAGCGGTCCCGCGGGTGTTTCCCCACCAGATCGCTTTCAACCTCATTCCACATATCGATGTTTTTTTCGAGAACGGCTATTCCCGGGAAGAGATGAAATTGCTGTTAGAGACCCGGAAAATCCTTCATGACGAGGAAATCCGAATAACTGCGACAACGGTTCGAGTACCGGTTTTGCGCAGCCATTCTGAGTCTGTCAATATAGAGACTGAGAGGAAGTTAACCTCTGAAGAAGCGCGAGTAATATTAAAAGAGGCTCCAGGGATTGTAGTCCAGGATGACGTTGATAACTGTCAGTACCCGATGCCGCTGTTCACGTCAGACCGCGATGAGGTTTATGTAGGCAGGATCCGGGACGATATTTCCCACGAGAAAGCGCTCAATTTCTGGATTGTTGCCGATCAGTTGCGCAAAGGGGCGGCCACAAATGCCGTCCAGATTGCTGAAGCTCTCAGCAAGCGGAACCTCCTGTGA
- the dapA gene encoding 4-hydroxy-tetrahydrodipicolinate synthase, with protein MKGFGRVLTAMVTPMTESGDVAYEEASRLAQHLVETGSDGIVVAGTTGESPVLTFEEKRRLFAVVREAVGERAAVVAGTGSNNTAAAIELTKEAEKLGCDGVMLVTPYYNKPSQEGLYQHFRAIARETKLPILLYNVPGRTSVNLLPATVARLAEIENIVAVKEASGNMDQVAEIRRRTPADFLIYSGDDALTLPILAVGGHGIVSVASHVAGKMIKEMVNSYLAGDVVKAGELHLKLFPLFKVLFITTNPVPVKKALELIGIKAGPPRLPLVRATEQETAAIAEELRKLALLK; from the coding sequence ATGAAGGGTTTTGGCCGTGTTTTAACTGCTATGGTTACGCCGATGACCGAGAGCGGTGATGTCGCTTACGAAGAGGCCTCCAGGCTGGCACAGCATCTTGTGGAAACGGGTTCCGATGGTATTGTTGTAGCCGGCACAACCGGTGAATCCCCTGTGCTCACATTTGAGGAGAAGCGCCGTTTATTTGCCGTCGTCAGAGAAGCGGTAGGTGAGCGGGCAGCTGTTGTTGCGGGGACGGGTTCCAACAATACGGCAGCAGCAATTGAACTCACAAAAGAAGCGGAGAAGTTGGGCTGCGACGGTGTCATGCTGGTTACCCCGTATTATAACAAGCCGAGCCAGGAGGGCTTGTATCAGCATTTTCGGGCTATTGCCCGGGAAACGAAACTTCCGATCCTTCTCTATAACGTACCCGGGCGAACATCTGTCAACCTGCTACCCGCAACAGTTGCCAGGCTCGCTGAGATTGAAAATATCGTAGCCGTCAAAGAAGCGAGCGGAAACATGGACCAGGTTGCCGAAATCAGACGGCGGACACCTGCCGATTTCCTGATTTACAGCGGGGATGATGCGTTGACGCTGCCTATCCTGGCGGTAGGCGGACATGGAATTGTCAGTGTGGCCTCCCACGTAGCAGGTAAGATGATTAAAGAGATGGTGAATTCTTATCTGGCCGGCGATGTGGTTAAGGCCGGTGAACTGCATTTAAAGCTCTTCCCTCTATTTAAGGTACTTTTTATTACAACTAACCCTGTGCCCGTCAAAAAGGCCTTGGAACTCATCGGAATCAAGGCAGGTCCCCCGCGGCTTCCCCTTGTTAGGGCAACGGAACAGGAGACCGCTGCTATTGCCGAGGAGCTTCGGAAACTGGCACTCTTAAAGTGA